The Halanaerobiales bacterium DNA window TTCAATTTCATCAGCGCTTTCCAATTGGTTTAACTCTAAAATTTCTTCCAAACTTATATCATATTCTCCAAGTATTGAATCTATATCTTGATTTTCATCTACCTTAATTAAATGAGAACTCGGTATCGATAGTACTACCAGATCTCCTTTTTTAAATTCATTTTTATCTTCTAAGTTCTTTATTATTTCATCAGCTGGTAGAGTAAATTTATCTGCTATTTCTTGGGCACTTTGATCTGATGGAACAGCATATAGTATTTCTAGACTGTCTGGTAGTTCATTTATATATTCTCTTTGTCTACGGGATGTATTTAAAATTTCTGCAAGTTCTTCACTACTTAGATCTTGATATCCTTTTGGCTGTGAAGTTTTTACCTCTTCTTGTTCAGTACTTACGCTTTTTGTTTCTGCCTGTTGTTCTTTATCAGATTCTTCACTTTCTGGTTCAATAAACACATATTCTTCTTTTTCCTTTTCAGAATTCAAAGGTTGAACTTTTTCTTTTACTTCTTCTCTTTGTTTGTCTTCAACTATTCTGGGAGTAATAAAAATAACAAGTTCTGTTTTTTCTGTATTATCTGTATCATATCTAAATAATTTCCCGAGGATTGGGATTTCAGAAAGTAGTGGTACCTTTCTTTCCGAATTTTTCACATCTTCTTGAATCAAACCAGCAATTGCAAAAGACTGTCCATCTTTCAATCTTAATTTTGTAGTAACTTCTCTGGTTCTTATTGCAGGAAACCCTTCATATAACTCTTCACCTAAAGAAGATACCTTGGGTGTAACTTCTAATTCTATATAATTTTCTTTGGTAATCCAGGGTGTAAAGTTTAAATTAATACCGGCTTCAATATATGTAATATTAAGTTTACCCTCAGCATCTATACCTTTTACGGGAATCTGCTCCCCAATCAGCATATTACCTTCTTCTCCATTTAAAGTCATTAATCTTGGATTAGCAAGTGTTTCAGCTTTACCTTCTGATTTCAAAGCAGAAATATAATCAGGCCATGTCCCAGTTATTCCTTCAATTTGTCCCATTGGATCTTTAATAAACTCAATAGTGGGAAGGTTATTTTCTGGATTAGATATACCCATTGAACTGGTTTCTGTCATAGATATCTCTTCTAATCTTGCTTCTATAATAACCTGTCTCCTTGGTATATCTAGGTTTTCAATTAAATTTACCGCTCTTTCTACATCCATAGTATTCCCGGAAATAATTATTTCTCTTGTTAATTCATTTTTATTTAAATTAACTTCAGGTACACTATCCTCTACTATTGAACTAACACTATCCAAATTTACATAATCAATCCCAATGATTTCTGTCCTTTTCTGCTGTTCATCATCATAGCGATCAATTAATGTTAATGTGTTACTAACCTTCTCGTCATCACCTTTAATTTCAAGATGTTCGTGCACTTCATCATACGATATCTTTATATCAGGATAAGTACTTTTAACTTTACTTATTAGTTCTTCTTCGTCTATGTTATATATCTTGGCATATTTAGTCACCTGATCTTCGGCCTCTTTTTTAGCTTCTTCTTCAGCTAATTTTTCTGATTCAGCAACTTCCTTATCTTCCTGGGTTGGTATATCTACTCTCGAGATCAGATCTTTTGCTTCATCAATATAATCTTGCTCGCCCTTCAATATTATCTGATTATTATTTGTATCAGTTTGAACTATCAATTCAGGATAAATAACTTTGAGATTATCTACAATTTCACTAAGATTTCCATACTCTATTTTGATGATTTCCAGGACATCTTCAGCTTCCTTTTCTTTAACTTCTGCAACTTTTTCTTCTTCTGTAATAATATCAGGGAAATCAACTCGATTTACTAGCTGAACAGCCTCTTCAATTGTTTCTTCTTTACCTACTAAAAGCAGTTGCGTGTTTTCTTTAATAATCTGTATATTTAATTCAGGATAGACACTGTTCAATACTTCTTTAGCTCTATTTAAGTCCTTACTGTCAAAGTTTAATATTTCTAATTCCATTTCTTTATATACTTCTTCTATTCTGCCAGGGGTCGCCACTACTACTGTATTACCATCCCACTTATAAGCCAAACCTGTGGTTTGAGTTATTAGATTAAGTGCTTCATTAAAAGATATTTCCCTTAAATGTATGGTAATACTACCTGTAACAGAACTATCAGAAATCAGATTGACTTCAGCCACCTCTGCAATAGCAGTTAGTACATCCCTGATATCTGCCCCTTTAAAGTTCATGTTCCTTATTTCACCTTCTACTACAGCTGCTATAGAAAAACTTAATAAACTAATAATTATTAATGATGAAACCATTATAAAGGTAATCTTTCTTTTATTATTTTTCAACCAAGGCACCCCCAATTTCCATATAGAAAGTTAAATTTTGATAATTAATTTTTATTCTTTCGTTGCCCACATTTAAGACATCATATTCTCCAATACTTTCACTTTTCCTTATAAACCTGCTCCCATCAGATGTAGCAACAATTGCTATACTTTGACTGCTTTGTTCTATGATTCCATCTAACCTAAAGGGAACTTTTAAATCCTCTATAGTTAATTGAGGGTCTGCAACAACCTCAATTTTTTCTTTTTTGTCATCTTGCTCTTCATCTTGAGCCTGATCATCAGATTCTTTCTTTATTTCGAAAAAAGGATCTCTCATTTCCTCACGATATTTATATTCACCTGCCATCACTATTTCTTTAACTTTTGCTTCTTCTTTTACAGCTTCCTCTTCTTCTTGTTTATCTTCTTGTTCTTGTTCTTTTTCTTTTTTTTGTTCTTCCTGTTCATCAACTTCTTCTTTTTGCTCTGGTTCAGATTCTTCGGTCTGTTCTTGTTGCGTTTCCTCTTGTTCTACCTGTCTGGCCTCTTCTGTTAACTGTGGGGAATCATTTCTATCATACAAGAAGTAATAACTCGCCAAAGCAGCTAATAAAACAACTATAATTGCAGCTATAATAATATTCTTTTTATTCATTAGCTCCACCGCCCATTAAACCCTTTTTATAAAATGTAAGGGAAAGGCTTACCTGTAAAAAATCTTCCATTGGTCTTATGGACATGCTCTTATAATCCATCCAATATTCAAACTTTTGTAATTCTACTAAAAATTCATTTAATTTATAATAGTCTGCTTCAATAAACATTGCTATATCTATTGTGTTATCTGTA harbors:
- a CDS encoding secretin N-terminal domain-containing protein, with translation MKNNKRKITFIMVSSLIIISLLSFSIAAVVEGEIRNMNFKGADIRDVLTAIAEVAEVNLISDSSVTGSITIHLREISFNEALNLITQTTGLAYKWDGNTVVVATPGRIEEVYKEMELEILNFDSKDLNRAKEVLNSVYPELNIQIIKENTQLLLVGKEETIEEAVQLVNRVDFPDIITEEEKVAEVKEKEAEDVLEIIKIEYGNLSEIVDNLKVIYPELIVQTDTNNNQIILKGEQDYIDEAKDLISRVDIPTQEDKEVAESEKLAEEEAKKEAEDQVTKYAKIYNIDEEELISKVKSTYPDIKISYDEVHEHLEIKGDDEKVSNTLTLIDRYDDEQQKRTEIIGIDYVNLDSVSSIVEDSVPEVNLNKNELTREIIISGNTMDVERAVNLIENLDIPRRQVIIEARLEEISMTETSSMGISNPENNLPTIEFIKDPMGQIEGITGTWPDYISALKSEGKAETLANPRLMTLNGEEGNMLIGEQIPVKGIDAEGKLNITYIEAGINLNFTPWITKENYIELEVTPKVSSLGEELYEGFPAIRTREVTTKLRLKDGQSFAIAGLIQEDVKNSERKVPLLSEIPILGKLFRYDTDNTEKTELVIFITPRIVEDKQREEVKEKVQPLNSEKEKEEYVFIEPESEESDKEQQAETKSVSTEQEEVKTSQPKGYQDLSSEELAEILNTSRRQREYINELPDSLEILYAVPSDQSAQEIADKFTLPADEIIKNLEDKNEFKKGDLVVLSIPSSHLIKVDENQDIDSILGEYDISLEEILELNQLESADEIEADMLLISPRAIR